A window of Devosia chinhatensis genomic DNA:
GTCCGCTGGGCCGGCGCGGCCTATCTGCTTTACATCGCCTGGAAGTTCTGGACGGCCAAGCCCGGCGCCGAACAGATGAAGCCCAAGAACGAAGCACCCTGGAAGACCTTTCTCGCTGGCTTTTCGCTGACCATGGGCAATCCCAAGACCATCGTCTTCTATCTCGCCATTCTGCCCACCGTGGTCCCACTGGGCGAAATGAACCCGCTCGCCTTCATCGAACTCACTGCGATCGTGGTGATCGTCCTGCTGATCATCGGCTGTGGCTATGCTTGGCTGGCTTCGGCTGCCCGCGACATGTTCCGCAGCGAGAAGGCCTTGGGGCGCCTCAACAAGACTGCAGGCGCCATGATGGCCGGTGCCGCTGGCCTGGTCGTGCTCCAACATTAGCCGTTAAGCCCGCATTAACCGGTGCGGGCCATGCTTTATCCATGGCCATATCGGGAAAAATGACGCGCTGGAATGCCTACCAACGCTCGTCCTACGAGCAGTTGACCTTCCATCGCGAGCGGCGCGCTCTCGCCCGGGAAGACGCCGCTCGGCTCAATGCCCATGCCAGTGGTTTCAGCGCTATCCAGAAACAGCAGGCCATCGGCATGGGCGATATCAGCTCCCGCATCGCCATGGCGCGCATCATCTCCAAGCGGGTCTGAGCCAAGCCGCCGGGCACAAGGCCCGGCCGCCGTCATGCGTCCTGCGTGGTGATCTTTTTCAGCAACGCCGACAATTCGCCGGGTGGCTTCTGCTCGATGCGCCGATAGGTGCGCCCGTCCGGCGTCCGGTCCACATAGCCCATATCGGCCATGGCCCGTCGCAACAGCGCATGATCGCCAAAGCTGGCCCAGGCATTCAGCAGCGCGGTGTTTTCGGCGTCGCTATAGTCACGGCCCGGCTCCATATGGCTCCACAACGCCCAGAGACACAGGGGCTGCAGGCTGTTCTTGGCCGGCCAGCGCATCAGCACGCCCTGCCTATCGAAGTGCCGGCTGACTTTCTCGACCAGCTTGAGGTCCACCGGCTCGAGCGGCACCGCCGTGGCGCTGGCCGCCTTGAAATGCTGGAAATTGCGGAAGCCGGCAGCCCTCGCCAGCATATTGAGCATTTCGACATGGCTGGGCAGGCCGTCATGCTTGCCGATCTGCTCGCGCAGCGTTCGGGCAAAGGCCGAAAGATCGGCAATGGTCATGGATTGGATTTGTCTCGACATGGCTCATCCTGAAGCGTGCCGTTCCGCGCGGAGGCGGTGTCAGGGTCGCCGACTTGCGACGGGCACGGGAAGATGCGCTGTCGAAGGATCAGGATCGGGCAGGTTTAGCTTCCCTCGCGGGACGGCGACGCCTCGGTGAACTGCAGACCGTCCCGCCGGTATAGACCCGCCATCCCCGGGGGGCAAGCACCTAGCCTTCGTCTTCCTTGACCGCCTCCATCGACACATGCGTGGACGTATGGGCCACATGGGGCAGTGCCGAAATCTTTTCGCCCAGCACTTCCCGATAGGCGGCGATGTCTTTGGTGCGCACCTGCAGGAGATAGTCGAAATTGGACGCGATCATATGCGCCCGCTCCACCTCCGGCAAAGCCCGCACCGCCTTGTTGAAGGCTTCCAGCGCCGGCTTGCGCGTGTCGCTGAGCCGCACTTCCACGAAGGCCACGTGCGAAAGCCCCATGCGTTGCGGATTGATCACCGCCCGGTAGCCCAGGATATGGCCCGATTGCTCGAGCCGCTTGATACGCGCCGCGCAAGGCGTCTTGGACAGGTTCACTTTCCGGCTGAGCTCGGCCACGCTGATCCGCCCATCGCGCTCCAGCTCCGCCAGGATACGCCGATCCAGGGCGTCCAATTCACTATCCATACCGTCTTTCATGGGCATTTTACCTGCCGCAACCCTCATCAACATTTCTTCTTCCTAGCCGAGTAGCCCAAGATAGGCAAAAGCGCTGTTTGATCTCTGGCATTCTTGTACCGTCAACATTCGAGCACCCCCATGGATCAGATCCGCGCCCGCCAGGCCCTTCGCGACCACCTTTATGCCGACGAGAACACGCTCGTTCGGCACATGATCGAGCAGACCGGTCTCGACAGCGCAGAGCGCTCCGCGATCTCTGCCGAAGCGGCGCGCCTGATCGAGGCCGTGCGCGGCAAGGGCCGTCCGGGCCTGATGGAAAGTTTCCTCGCCGAATATGGTCTTGATACCGAAGAAGGCATCGCGCTGATGTCGCTTGCCGAAGCGCTGCTCCGCGTGCCGGACAGCGCCACCGTCGATGCGCTCATCCAGGACAAGGTCGGCGGCGCCGACTGGGCTCGCCATGCCGGCGGTTCCGCCGATCCTCTGGTCAATTTCTCCTCCTGGGCGCTGGGCCTCACCTCCAGCGTCATCGGCACCCCCGAAGTGGGCCCGAAAAACGCCCTTCACCGCGCCATTGCCAGGCTGGGCGAGCCGGTGATCCGCACGGCGGTCGGCCAGGCCATGCGCATTCTCGGCAGCCAGTTCGTCTTTGGCCGCAGCATCGAGGAAGCGGTGTCCAATGCCCGCAAGCCCGAGGCCATTGGCTATCGCTTCTCCTATGACATGCTGGGCGAGGCCGCCCGCACCGCCGACGATGCGCGCCGTTATTTCGACGCCTATCTCAAGGCCATCACCACTCTGGCGCCCCGCTGCACCAGCGCCGCTGTCCGCGACAATCCCGGCATCTCCATCAAGCTCAGCGCCCTGCATCCGCGCTATGAATTCGCCCAGCGCGACCGGGTCCTGGCAGAACTGGTCGAGACCACCCGCACGCTGGCGCGCGCCGCCGCCAAGGCCAATATGGGCTTCAATATCGACGCCGAGGAAGCCGATCGCCTCGACCTGTCGCTCGACGTCATCGAAGCCGTCCTGGCCACGCCAGACCTTGCCGGCTGGACCGGTTTCGGTGTGGTGGTCCAGGCCTATGGCAAGCGCATCCTGCCGCTGATCGACTGGCTCGACGCGACCGCCGAAAAGTTCGGTCGCAAGATCATGGTGCGCCTGGTCAAGGGCGCCTATTGGGATGCCGAGATCAAGCGCGCCCAGGTGCTTGGCCTGCCCGATTTCCCCGTCTTCACCCGCAAGGCATCGACCGATGTCAGCTATATCGCGGCCGCGCGCCACCTCTTTGCTACCGCCAACATCTATCCCCAGTTCGCCAGCCACAACGCCCACACGGCGGCCGCCGTCCTTCATCTGGCCAAGAAACAAGGCCGCCCGAGCGACACCTACGAATTGCAGCGGCTGCATGGCATGGGCGAGCAATTGCACGAGATCCTGCGCCAGGATAGCGGCACCACCACCCGCATCTATGCCCCGGTCGGCCCCCACAAGGATCTTCTGGCCTATCTCGTGCGGCGCCTGCTCGAAAACGGCGCCAACGGCTCCTTCGTCAACCAGATTGCCGACGAAACCATTCCGGCAAGAGACGTCGCCGTCGATCCAATCGAGAAGCTGCTCCCCCTCGGTGACGATCTCGCCAATCCTGCAATCCCCCAGCCCGCGGCCATTTTCGGCGCGCGCCGCAATTCCGATGGCCTCGACCTGACCGATCCTGTCGCCTTCGGCACCATGGATACCCGCCGCGACCCCTATCGCACCCACCAATGGTCTGCCTTCCCCCTGGCGGCCGGCAGCTCCGCCCAGGCCCCGCGCGACATGGTCAACCCCGCCCGGCCCGATGATCGGCTCGGCAGTGTGAGCGAAGCCGATACCGCCCGGGTCCATGCCGCCATCGCGGCGGCACGCAATTCCGGCTGGTCCGAAATCGCCGTGGCGGAGCGGGCCGACCGCCTGCGCCGCGTTGCCGATCTCTATGAGGCCAACAGCGCCGAATTCTTCGCCCTCCTGGCCCGCGAAGCCGGCAAGACCTGGGCCGATGCCGTCGCCGAACTGCGCGAAGCGGTGGACTTCCTGCGCTATTATGCCGATCAGGCGCTGATCCAGTCCGGGTCTCCCATCGGGCCCGTCGCCTGCATCTCGCCGTGGAATTTCCCGCTCGCCATTTTTACCGGCCAGATCGCCGCGGCCCTTGTCGCCGGCAATCCGGTTCTCGCCAAGCCCGCGCCGCAGACCCCGCTCATCGCCTTCCGCGCCGTCCAGCTCATGCACGAGGCCGGCATACCGGCTGATGCGATCCAGCTCCTGCCCGGTGGCCCGGATGTCGGCACGGCCCTGACATCGGATCCGGCCATTGCCGGGGTGGCCTTTACCGGCTCGCTGCCCACCGCCCGCCGCATCGAGCAGGCCATGGCCACCCATCTCGATCCGCGTGCCCCGCTTATAGCCGAAACCGGCGGCCTTAATGCCATGATCGTGGACTCGACCGCTTTGCCCGAGCAGGCTGTGCGCGACATCGTCGCCTCGGCCTTCCAGTCCGCGGGCCAACGCTGTTCGGCCCTGCGCATCCTCTATGTCCAGGAAGACGTGGCCGAGCGCACGCTCGAAATGCTGCAGGGCGCCATGGACGAACTCACCCTGGGTGATCCCTGGCACCTCGCCAGCGACATCGGCCCGGTGATCGACAAGGCCGCACAGACCCGCATAGCCGACTACGTCGCAGCGCGCCCCGATGCCCTTGTGCACCGGCTGGCCACGCCTGCCGAGGGCCATTTCATCGCTCCCACCCTGCTGCGGGTAAAGTCCATCGCCGATCTGCCCGAGGAAATCTTCGGGCCGGTCCTGCATGTGGCCACCTTCAAGGCCGACGCGCTTGATCAGGTGATCGCCGCCATCAACGCATCCGGCTACGGCCTGACCTTCGGCCTTCATACCCGCATATCGGCCCGCATCGATCGGGTCGCCAACGCGGTCCATGTCGGCAATGTCTATGTCAATCGCAACCAGATCGGCGCCGTCGTCGGCTCCCAGCCCTTCGGCGGCGAAGGCCTCTCCGGAACGGGCCCCAAGGCGGGTGGCCCCAATTATCTGCCGCGCTTCCTGACCGGCGCTGCCCCCCTGCCCCAAGGCCTCGACCTGCCCGGACCGACCGGAGAGAGCAATCGTCTGTCCACCCGACCGCGCGGCACTCTTCTCTGCCTCGGCCCCAGCCCCGATGACGTGGCAGCGCAGAAGGAAATGGCGCGGCTTGCCAATGTATCCACACGGGAAGCCGATGCCGATATTGCCGCGCTCGAAACCGGCACCGGCTTCGACGCGGTCGCCTGGTTCGGCGATAGCGAGAGCCTTGCCGCGGTCCGCCGTGCGCTCAGCCGCCGCAACGGCGCCCTTTTGCCCCTGCTCACCAGCCCCGCCGATGCCGCGCGTCTCTATCTGGAACGCCATGTCTGCATCGACACCACCGCCGCCGGCGGCAACGCCTCGCTGATGGCGACCTCTCTCTAGGCCAGGGAGAAAAGCGCCAGCAAAAAGGCCGTCTCAGCCAAAGCTGAAACGGCCTCAAACTGGTGGGCCCACCAGGACTCGAACCTGGAACCAGACCGTTATGAGCGGTCGGCTCTAACCATTGAGCTATAGGCCCTTGCCGGGGGTCTTAGCAGGGACGCGCCCTCTGTCAAAGAGGACTTGTCAGCAAGTTTGTGCTGCCGGTGGAAAAATCTTCACCTGGCAGCACCAGCCACGCGCGCTCTGCCCGCGGGGCCGCGCAGGCGCGCCATTCCGCCTCCCCTCGCATCGCTCCGACGGGAGAGATATGACCCCGTTCGACGCGCCTGCATCCTAGCCTCTCGCGCCTTCCCGCACTCGCCTTCGCGTCGTATAATTCGCCATGCGCACAATGTTCGAGGCCCGCCCATGCGAGACGGCGACATTATCAATGGACTGGTTCGCGGCCTCGCCGTGGTCGAATGCTTCGACGAGGAACATGCCCGCATGTCGATCACCGACGTGGCCGAGCGCACCGGGTTGGAACGCGCCACCGCACGACGATGCCTGCTGACGCTCGTGCATCTGGGCTATGCCACCTATGATGGCAAGTTTTTCGAACTGACCCCGCGCATTCTCAAGCTCGGCCATTCCTATCTCGCGGCAACGCCCCTCCCCCGGCTGATCCAGCCCTTCCTCGAGGAATTGTCGCGCGCCACCAGCGAAAGCACCTCTGCCGCCGTGCTGGAAGGCACTGACATTCTCTATGTCGCCCGCGCCTCCACCCGTCGCGTGATGTCGATCAATCTTGCCCCCGGCGCCCGCCTGCCCGCCTATTGCACGTCTATGGGCCGCACCCTTCTGGCCGCCTTGCCGGCATCCGAGGCCGAGGCCATTCTCGAGCGCTCCGAACTCATCGCCTATACCGACCGCACCAAGGCGGACATGGCCAGCATCACCACCGAACTCGCCGTCGTGGCGGCTCAGGGCTTTGCCGTCATCGATCAGGAACTGGAACTGGGCCTTTGTTCCATCGGCGTGCCGCTTAGCGACGCGACCGGCCGGGTGGTCGCCGCCATCAATATCGGGGCCCAGACGGCTCGCGCCCCGACGTCGCGGATGATCGCCCATTTCCTGCCGCTCATGCGCAAGGTCCAGGCCGAGCTGCGCCCGCTCCTGCGCTGAGGAGTGGGATGTCACATCCCGGCCATGGGCCAGCGGCGACAGATGTGGACTCGCCTGCGAGCGTCACATTCTATGTGGCGGCGCCCGTCATGCCGGCAGGTTATTCCAGAAATTAGGGAACAATTTCCGGGACTTGCACTGTCACAAACCAGTCATGGAACTGCAATAAAACCGTTGCCGAGCCCTCCTATGGTCTGCCGCGTCACAGGGCGGCCCACAGAAGCGGCTGGCCATGTTTGCAAATGAATTCCGAAAGGGAACTTCCATGAAGACCGCACTCTACGCCAGTGCCGCTGTCCTCGCGCTCGCCGCCTTCGGCGCTGCTCCGGCTTTCGCTCAGTCGCGCGACACCATCCAGATCGCCGGCTCGTCCACGGTCCTGCCCTTTGCCTCGATCGTCGCCGAAGAATTCGGCGCCACGTTCCCTGAGTTCAATACTCCGGTCGTCGGTTCGGGCGGCACGGGCGGCGGCTTCCGCCAGTTCTGTGAAGGCGTTGGCGAAAACACCATCGACATCGCCAATGCCTCCCGCGCCATGCGCGACAGCGAACGCGAAGCCTGCACCGCCGCCGGCGTCACCGATATCCGTGAGGTCCAGTTCGGCTTTGACGGCATCGTCTTCGCCTCCTCGTCCAACGGCCCCGATTTCGCCCTGACCCCGGTTCAGGTCTTCAAGGCCATTGCTGCCAAGGTGCCGGTCGATGGCGAGCTCGTCGACAATCCCTACACCACCTGGAACCAGATCGACCCCTCGCTCCCCGAGCAGCCGATCGCGCTGGCCATTCCGGGCTCCAATCACGGCACCCGTGAAGTCTTCCAGGAGCGCGTCGTGACCCCCGGCGCCGAAGCAGCCGAGCTGCCCGAAGGCCTCTCCGACGAGGAAATCGAAGCCGTCGAAACCACGTTCCGCCAGGACGTCGTGGTCGAGATCGCCGGTGACTACACCGAGACCCTCGCCCGCCTGACTGCCGATCCCAACACTGTCGGCGTCTTCGGCCTGTCCTTCTACGACCAGAACCGCGACACCCTCAAGGTTGCCACCGTCGATGGCGTCGAGCCGTCGCTGGAAACCGTTGCTGCCGGTGAGTACCCCGTGTCCCGCCCGCTCTTCTTCTACGTCAAGGGCCAGCACATCGGCACCATTCCGGGCCTCGCCGAGTTCACCGAATACTTCCTGTCCGAAGGCGTTTCCGGCATGGGCGGCATTCTGGAATCCGCCGGCCTGATCCCCCAGCCGGCCGAAAAGACCGCTGAAGTTCTCGCCGCCTTCCAGGCCGGCCAGTAACCCAGATCTGCCGGTCGCGGGCTCTGCCTTGTCAGGGTCCGCGGCCTGCATATTCGCGCGGCACTCCATCGAGGACGTCTGACAAGTGAACACCTTCATCGTCGCCGGTCTGCTTATCGTCCTTCTCGGCCTGGCCTATCAGCTGGGCTGGTCCAAGAGCCGGGCGCTCTCGACGGCAAACGGCGTGCGCGTCCATTCGCGCGGCCAGTATCACGGCACCCTGGTGGCCCTCTGGACCCTCGTGCCTGTTGTTCTCTTTCTCGCCATCTGGGCGTTCTTTTCGCCCGGCGTCACCCATTGGTACACCGTATCCCTGCTTCCCACCGAAGTGCTGACGGGCCTCGACCAGCTCGGTCTCAACGCGCAATTGCAGCGCATCCGCGATCTGGCCTCCGGCTTTGGCGTGACCGGTGAAGTTCAGCCCTTCGAGCAGGCCGCCGGCGAAAACCTCGCCCGCTTCCAGCTTCTCTCCTTCCTCATCATGCTGGCTGCGGCTGCCGGCCTCGGCGTTCTGGGCCTGACCCTGGCCCGCCGTCGCATCAGCCCCCGCCTTCGGGCCCGTAACGAGGTCGAGCGCGCCATTTCTGTGCTGCTGATCGCCTGTTCGGCCGTCGCCATTTTCACCACCGTGGGTATCGTTGCCTCGCTGGTCACCGAAGCTTTCCGCTTCTTTACCTATATCAACCCGCTCGACTTCTTCTTCGGCACCGTCTGGGCGCCCCGGTTCAGCTCCACCGGCACCGGCGATGCCGGTCAGTATGGCCTTCTTCCGCTGCTCACCGGCACCCTGATGATCTCGGCCATCGCCATGCTCGTGGCCGTGCCGGTGGGGCTGATGGCGGCCATCTATCTCAATCAATATGCCCACGCCAATGTGCGCAAGATCGTCAAGCCGATCATCGAGATCCTCGCCGGCATTCCCACCATCGTCTATGGCTTCTTCGCCCTGGTCACCGTCGGCCCCTTCCTGCGCGACTTCGGCAATGCGGTTGGCCTCTCCATCAGCGCGACCTCGGCCCTGACAGCGGGCCTCGTCATGGGCGTGATGATCATCCCGTTCATCTCCTCGCTTTCCGACGACATTCTCAACCAGGTGCCGCGCACCCTGCGCGATGGCGCTTATGGCTTGGGCGCGACCCAGTCCGAAACCATCCGCAATGTGCTGCTGCCTGCCGCCTTGCCCGGCATTGTCGGCGCCTTCCTCCTCGCCGTCAGCCGCGCCATCGGCGAAACCATGATCGTGGTGTTGGCCGCCGGCAACGCCCCGATCCTGCGCGGCAATCCGCTCGAGCCGGTCTCGACGATTACCGTCTCCATCGTCAACCAGCTCACCGGCGATACCGATTTCACCGGCCCGCAATCGCTGGTCGCCTTCGCGCTGGGCCTCACGCTCTTCATCATGACGCTATGCCTCAACATCGTCGCCCTCTACATCGTCCGCCGCTTCCGGGAGCAGTACGAATGACCGACACCACGCTCGCTTCCGCCGCCGAACGGCGCAAACTGGTGCGCGCCGGCCTCGCCCGCCGCCATCTGGGCGAACGCCTGTTCCGACTGTTCGGCATCGTCGCCATCTGCCTGGCGCTGGGCTTTGTCGCCCTGCTGTTCACCGATGTGCTGCGCAAGGGTATTCCGGCCTTCACCCAGGCCAATCTGCGCCTTGAAGTGACCTTCGATCCCGAGGTCCTCAATGTCGATCCCGCGCCTGTCCGCGCCGCCGGACAGTCCGATGCGGACTACCGCTCGCAGCGTCTCGCCTGGGAGCGCCAGGTGGCCATGCTCAACTGGAACACTGTCATCGAGGCGGCCCTGCGCCGGGCTGCGCCCGAAGGCTTCGAGATCGACAGCCGCCAGCTGCTCACCATCCCCGAAAGCGATGCCCGCCACCGCGTGCGCCAGGCCTTTGTAGAAAACCCCGGCCTGCTTGGGCAGACCGTGACCATCGACGTGCTCGGCTCGGCAAACACCGACAACTGGGCCAAGGGCAACATCAACCGCGACCTCGGCGACGCCCAGCAGCAGCTCTCGGCCCCCGCCCGTGCGCTCATCGACATTTTCGAGGAAAACGGCACCATCACCCAGGGCTTTGCCTGGTCGCTCTTCACCAATGTCGACAGCCGCTCCGCGCCCGCCTCCGCTGGCCTGCTCGGCGCGCTCATGGGCACGTTCTGGATGATGCTGATCGTCATCGTGCTGGCCGTGCCGCTCGGGGTGGGCAGCGCCATCTATCTCGAGGAATTCGCGCCCAAGTCGCGGCTGACCGATCTCATCGAGGTCAATATCAACAACCTCGCCGCCGTGCCCTCCATCGTCTTTGGCCTTCTGGGCGCCGCGGTCTTCATCAACTGGTTCCGCCTGCCGCTTTCGGCTCCCCTGGCCGGCGGCCTCGTGCTGACGCTGATGACCCTGCCCACCATCATCATCGCCACCCGCGCCGCACTCAAGGGCGTGTCCCCGGCCCTCCGTCAGGCCGCTCTGGGCATGGGTGCAAGCAAGACGCAGATGGTGTTCCACCACGTCCTGCCCGTGACCTTCCCGTCCATCCTCACCGCCACCATCATCGGCGTGGCACAGGCCATGGGGGAAACCGCCCCGCTGCTGCTCATCGGCATGAATGCCTTCGTCGCCTCCGTACCGGGCACGCCCCTTGATCAGGCCACCGCCCTGCCCGTCCAGATCTTCCTCTGGCAGGGCAATGAGAACCGCAATTTCTTCGAGCCGCGCACTTCCGCCGCCATCATGGTGCTGCTGGCTTTCATGATCACTCTCAACGCCATCGCAATCTTCCTGCGATCCCGCCTTGAAAAGCGCGCTTAAGGAGAACCACAATGGATATGCTTGCCGGCAAGGTTAAAGCCCCCAAGAAGACCCTGAGCGCCAATCTGGACCCCATGGACATGATCGAGCCCAATATCCGCCTCACCGCCCGCGACGTCACCGTGCACTACGGCGCCAAGCAGGCCCTGCATGGCATCTCGATCGACATTCCCGACCGCGCCGTCACCGCCTTTATCGGACCCTCGGGCTGCGGCAAGTCGACCTTCCTGCGCTGCATCAACCGCATGAACGACACGATCGAGGGCGCCAAGGTCGGCGGCAAGATCGAGCTCGACGGCCAGGATATCTACGCCAACGATCTCGACGTGGTCGAACTGCGCGCCCGCGTCGGCATGGTGTTCCAGAAACCAAACCCCTTCCCCAAGTCCATCTACGACAACGTCGCCTATGGCCCGCGCATCCACGGTCTGGCCAGAAACAAGACCGATCTCGACGAGATCGTCGTGTCCTCGCTGCGCAAGGCCGGCCTCTTCGAAGAGGTCAAGGATCGCCTGACCGAACCCGGCACCGGCCTTTCCGGCGGCCAGCAGCAGCGTCTTTGCATTGCCCGCGCCATCGCAGTCGGCCCCGAAGTCATTCTCATGGACGAGCCCTGCTCGGCGCTCGACCCCATCGCCACCGCCATTATTGAAGAGCTGATCGACGAGCTGCGCACCAATTACACCATCGTCATCGTCACCCACTCAATGCAGCAGGCCGCCCGCGTCAGCCAGAAGACCGCCTTCTTCCACCTCGGCAACCTCATCGAAAAAGGCGACACCGAGGAAATCTTCACCAACCCGGTGAACAAACAGACCCAGGACTACATCATGGGCCGCATCGGCTAAGCGCGGGAGAGGATCAGAACATGCCAAATACCGGCGCCGAACACATCGTCACGTCCTACAATGAAGAGCTGCTCGCCCTCGCCCAGGCCATTGCCGAAATGGGCGGCCAGGTCGAGGTCGCCATCGAGAACGGCACCCGCGCCTTGCTCAAGCTCGATCGCGAGCTGGCCGATGTCACCATCATTGCCGATCAGCGCATCGACGACATGCAGCGCCGGATCGACGAGATGGCCGTCTCCATGATCGCCCGCCGCCAGCCCATGGCGTCCGACCTGCGGTCGATCATCACCGCCATCCACGTGGCCAATGACCTCGAGCGCATCGGCGACATGGCCAAGCAGCTGGCCCGGCGCTCGCTCAAGCTCGAAGGCATCAGCCTGCAGCCCACCTTCTATAATGGCGTCAAGAACATGACCGCCCTGGTGCTGCGGCAGGTCAAGGACAGCCTCGACGCCTATGGCAACCGCGAGGCGGCCGCCTCCGTCGACGTGTGCAACCGCGATGACGAGGTCGATGCCATGCACACCTCTCTCTTCCGCGAGCTGCTCACCTACATGCTCGAAGATCCGCGCAACATCACCACCTGCACCCATCTGCTCTTCTGCGCCAAGAATCTCGAGCGCATCGGCGACCACGCGACCAACATCGCCGAACGCGCCTATTACCTGGCCACGGGCAAGCAGCTGACCAGCGAGGAACAGCAATTGCGCCGCACGCAGATCAAGGCTTAGCGGGCGGTCCGCGCAGCAGACGAAAGGCTCCAGTGG
This region includes:
- the phoU gene encoding phosphate signaling complex protein PhoU — translated: MPNTGAEHIVTSYNEELLALAQAIAEMGGQVEVAIENGTRALLKLDRELADVTIIADQRIDDMQRRIDEMAVSMIARRQPMASDLRSIITAIHVANDLERIGDMAKQLARRSLKLEGISLQPTFYNGVKNMTALVLRQVKDSLDAYGNREAAASVDVCNRDDEVDAMHTSLFRELLTYMLEDPRNITTCTHLLFCAKNLERIGDHATNIAERAYYLATGKQLTSEEQQLRRTQIKA
- the pstB gene encoding phosphate ABC transporter ATP-binding protein PstB; translated protein: MDMIEPNIRLTARDVTVHYGAKQALHGISIDIPDRAVTAFIGPSGCGKSTFLRCINRMNDTIEGAKVGGKIELDGQDIYANDLDVVELRARVGMVFQKPNPFPKSIYDNVAYGPRIHGLARNKTDLDEIVVSSLRKAGLFEEVKDRLTEPGTGLSGGQQQRLCIARAIAVGPEVILMDEPCSALDPIATAIIEELIDELRTNYTIVIVTHSMQQAARVSQKTAFFHLGNLIEKGDTEEIFTNPVNKQTQDYIMGRIG